Genomic window (Spirosoma sp. KCTC 42546):
GGCGATAAAATTAGTAAATCAACATGTGTCAACTGGCGAATGTATGGTATGAGTTGCCTTTTTAGGCAACTGGATTGTTGACTTAAGGCAGCCTGTTTCATAGCGCATTGGGCGGGAGCAATGGCAGTGTTACCCGGAAGTAGGCATCCGTGGTATCGACCATAATGGATTTTTCACTCAGTAATCGGTATTTAGCGGTCAGGCTACCCAGCCCTGCCCCATCCGTTTCCAGACGAATTGCTTTCGGCTGCCGGCTATTCGTTACAACGACCCAGCCATCAGGCATAATCTCAATCGAAAGAACCAACGGTTTCGCTCCAGACATGCTATTGTATTTAATGGCGTTGTCGACCAAGGTGAGTAAACTGAGCGTTGGCAATACATAGGTTGCCAACGAACTACCAGCTATGGCAGGCAACGTAATGTCAAGGCTTTTACCATAACGCATCGTCAATAAGTCGGTGTACGAGCATATAAAGTCAAGTTCTGCCTGTAGCGTCGTTACGTCTCCCGAACTCTTACCCAATACAGCATCGCCCCGCCGATCAGGCTGTAGCATATACCGGTAAACAATGGCCAGTTTATCAACAAACTGCTCGGCCAGCTTTGGCTCCTCTCCGATAAGTATTGAGAGTGAATTGAGCGCATTGAACAAGAAGTGGGGATTTAACTGACCTTTTAACGCATCGTACTGATTTTGCAGGGATGCGCGCTCTAACTGTTCACTTTCCGTCATGTCCTGTTTCCAACGGGCATACGCATAAAACAAGCCCAGGGCCATGCACAGAAAAACATCGAAAATAAGCCCTAATACCCAGATCGGGCGGACGGCGGCCCAACTGAATTGAACACCGGTTGCGGGTAGTAGACTATACACCCAAACATCGAAGATGGCTAAGCCAACCGTTAAACTACCTACGGCGGTTAGCATAACCACTGTACGGAGCAGGGTCTGGCTCGCATCGGGATAACGCCGAATGGCCCACCAAACCGTTAGCGTCAGTGTAACAATCGACAACCAATATAACCCAAATACCACCACAGTTCCGACGCCAAACTTTATGGGGTCGGTAAAGTAGGATGGGCCAATGAAGTAATAATTGCCAAGTGGAAACAGGATGGGCATCATCAGCAGATGATACCACCATTCGTACTTGGAAAAAAAACTAGGTCGACGGATAAGCACGGTACGTAAACGCAAACGACCAGCACTAGAGATGCTGGAGAGCGAATAGCCGAAAATGGCAGATTTGACGCTAACCAGTAGGTGAGGGCTACATAGACTGTAGAAAACGGTGTATGAATTGAGAAAAACGATGTATGAATTGTAAACCCTATTCGCTTTTCCAAACGAAAGGATAAAAGCTACTCCAGTTCAGGGATTTAATTGAGCCAAAAATGGCTGACCTCGTATTGTTCATGGAACGATACGAAGTCAGCCATCTGGAATGCCCGTCAGAAGGTTTTATCCTATTTGGTAGCCGTCAGAGTAAAGGATGTGCCTGCTTCATCTTCGCCCTCTATGCTGACCTTGCTGCCATTCACTTTGGCGATTACATTCCCTTGATAGCGTAGCTCAACGTTGCCATTGCTAGCTTCCGTTACCGATACACCCTCAGCCGCATCATCGGCAAACGTCTCGTTGGTTGTTTTGTTGATAATAGCCAGTTGAATTGAAACCGTAGTTGCCGTTTGCCGACCCAGTGTTATAGTACCCTTCAGGTTAGTATCGCTGGCAGGGTAGGTTTTACCCCCAGTCGTAAGCTCAGAATACGTATATGTCCCGGCGACACGAGCAGCCAGATCAGGAGCCGGAGCAACCTCATTTCCTTTTTTACAGGACGTCAGCGAAGCGATAAACAGTACTACCAGGAAAGCGGGAAAGCGGAAAGCTAATCGTGTTTTCATTGTATTTGATGTTGTTTGGTAAAAGATGGAAGGTTCTTGACCGGATATTGCCGGTTTGGTAATACAAATTTGGGTGGTGCAATTCCGTTAATGAAGTATGCCTTGTACCAACTGCCAAAAGAGAGGTTTCAACTGGAAGAACTACCGAATGAAGTGGAAGCGGTAAGTTGCCAGGTAGACGTATGCTGCATAACCCAAACAAGCAGTTTATACTAAAAGGCTGATAAAGCCGAACAAGATAGCAAGATGAATAGGGGGATCTAATTCATGAATAGATTCGCTCAATTGATGACAGAAAAGCTACAGTTCGGACGTATACTGTTTTCAATGAGGCTTTTGGACACTTCAATTTTGGGGAAACGAAACGTTGCTTCCTCTTATGAAACCAGGAAACCATTCAATTCTGATAGTCAGCCTGATTGGGCTATTGCTACTTCTTGTTACGCAGAGCATGGCTCAATCGGCGGGAAAAAAAATACATGTTGGACTAAAAGCCGGAGCTAACTTCTCACAGCTTGACAACCTGAGTTTCTCGACACCCAGGCTGATGGAAAATGGGCTACCCGTATTATCGGGAGGCCATGTTGTGTACGATTTCTTCGAGCAGAATCAGTCGCGCTCAACAGGAATCGTGGGTGGTGTATTCGTTCGGTTCGGAAATCGTTTTTTCATTCAGCCAGAACTGCTCCTATCTTCTAAAGGAGGGCAATTCGATATTATCCGGCAAGGGCTGGAAACACAATCTGTTCGTGTTCGGGTAACAACGTTCGATCTTCCTCTGCTGATAGGCGTCAAACTTGGGCCGTTACGAATTAATGTCGGACCCGTGGTTTCACTACCTCTTTCGGAAACAAACAGCCTGTCTGACTCCTTCCAGCGCTATGCCGCCCAGTCACTAAGTCAAACAGCGAAACAGGCTGTATACGGTTATCAGGCTGGCATTGGTGTTAACCTGGGAGGTATTCAGCTTGACCTGCGACAGGAGGGCAGCCTGAATACGATTTTCCCCGTTACCTTGAAAGACCCAGCCAACGATAGTCGGTTTTCGTCAAAAACAAACGTGTGGCAGCTCACAGCAGGCTTCAGCTTTTAACACGCGACACTCTTTACATCCATAACCCAACCCCAATGAATCATAAAATTTTAGGTCTACTAGGCCTGATTGGCGCACCAACTCTGGGAGTTGGTATGTATCTCGAATCAATACACCACCCATTGGCTTCCAGTTGGTTGGTTAAAACCTGGGGGCTCCTGTACATAAGCGGCTGGCTGGCTAGTATGGAAGGGTTACGCAGGCTGGAAGCTACCGGTTCCGACCGATTTGGAAAAACCATTATCCGGGTTGTTCTGCTTACACTCTGCTTAGCGAATGTGTATAACGTGTGGGAAATGATTGATCCGAAATCCACGTCAATCCTATACTTTATTGTCGACATGAACTGGCCGCTAAGCAACCTATTGATGGTAGCTGTGGGGATTGCCGTTTTGCGGGCAAGGCGCTTATATGGCTGGCAGCGTTGGATACCCCTTTTCATGGGTTTCTGGTTACCATTGGCTTTTTCGCTCTCAAAACTAGTTGGTTTAACCAGTTCCGTTATGCTCATTAGTGGCGCCTATTCCGCATTGGCCTGGTCGCTGCTGGCGATTACAGTACTAACGACTCGCGTGACTGAGCCACGAGCTAGCGGGCTATCAAATTTATTCGGTTCGTAAGCTTTTGACGGGGTTCATCAGAGCTGCTTTAATGGCTTGATAACTGACGGTCAGGATAGCAACAGTGGTAGCCAGTCCGCCCGCCAGGACAAAGATCCACCAGGATATGTCAATCCTGTAAGCAAAGTCTCCCAACCACTGGTTCATGATGTAGCCGGCAATAGGCGACGCAATTACCATGGCAATTAGAATTAATTTCAGGTAGTTGGTCAGTAACAGCTTGACAATGCCGGTGACAGATGCTCCCAGCACTTTTCGAACGCCAATTTCCTTGGTGCGCTGATGGGTTGTAAAAGCAGCAAGCCCCAATAAGCCCAGACAGGAAATTAACACGGCCAAACCAGCGAATACGCCAAACAGTTGGCCAATCCGCTGTTCAGACTGGTACAGTGTATTGAATCGCTCATTTAAAAATGAATACGCAAAAGGGTCGCCCGTCTCCGCCTTCCATCGCTGTTCGATGGTAGTTAAGAGCCTGGAAACATTGTCCGTCCGGATGCGTAAGGCCAGTTGAGAATTGTCTCCGCCATAGAACATGATTAACGGTGCAATGCGATGACGCATAGATTCGAAATGGAAGTCCTTAACCACGCCAATAACCGTATACGTATGTTTACTCGCTTCAGAACCGTCGCCCGTTATAGAAATCTGTTGACCAATGGGCGTCTTGAAGCCATACGCCCGAACGGCGGCTTCGTTAAGTAGCACAGACGAATTATCGGCGGGAAAAGCCTCCGAAAAATTGCGGCCCTGCGCCAGTTGCATCCCTAATGTAGACAGATAATCTTCGTCGACGAAATAGCTTTTCGTTGTGTAAGCGGCAGTTTTAGACCCATCCTTAATCAGAATACCATCCTGACTCTGTTTAGATGTTCCGGCCGGTAGAAAACCTGCCAGAGATATCTTGACGACGGATGACATCCTGGCGAGTTCAGCTTTAAAGGCATTTAATTTGGAGCCCAGTACGTGCGTATCGTGTAAGACCAGCACTTGCTCTTTGTCGAAGCCAACCTTCTTATCCTGCATGAAGCGCAACTGTTGGTTAGCAACGATTGTGGCGATAAGTATA
Coding sequences:
- a CDS encoding sensor histidine kinase, coding for MRLRTVLIRRPSFFSKYEWWYHLLMMPILFPLGNYYFIGPSYFTDPIKFGVGTVVVFGLYWLSIVTLTLTVWWAIRRYPDASQTLLRTVVMLTAVGSLTVGLAIFDVWVYSLLPATGVQFSWAAVRPIWVLGLIFDVFLCMALGLFYAYARWKQDMTESEQLERASLQNQYDALKGQLNPHFLFNALNSLSILIGEEPKLAEQFVDKLAIVYRYMLQPDRRGDAVLGKSSGDVTTLQAELDFICSYTDLLTMRYGKSLDITLPAIAGSSLATYVLPTLSLLTLVDNAIKYNSMSGAKPLVLSIEIMPDGWVVVTNSRQPKAIRLETDGAGLGSLTAKYRLLSEKSIMVDTTDAYFRVTLPLLPPNAL
- a CDS encoding porin family protein, which gives rise to MKPGNHSILIVSLIGLLLLLVTQSMAQSAGKKIHVGLKAGANFSQLDNLSFSTPRLMENGLPVLSGGHVVYDFFEQNQSRSTGIVGGVFVRFGNRFFIQPELLLSSKGGQFDIIRQGLETQSVRVRVTTFDLPLLIGVKLGPLRINVGPVVSLPLSETNSLSDSFQRYAAQSLSQTAKQAVYGYQAGIGVNLGGIQLDLRQEGSLNTIFPVTLKDPANDSRFSSKTNVWQLTAGFSF